In Pseudoalteromonas nigrifaciens, the sequence TTATATTACCGTCGCAGTTGTCGATTAACTCCCCCTGTGGGTCCATTTTTGCCAGTAGCGAAAACATGCTTTGGTTAGTAACGCGATCACTAAATGCCAATTGTGCTGTGTAACGTGCTGTGTTTAATTTTATTGAAAATGCCATGATTAAATCCTTATTTAAATTATGTTTAAACGGCGTTTAAACCGCTGGTTTATTAAGTACTGATGAAAAAATGCCATTTATTAAAAGTTTATCTATGGCCGTGTCTGGGTTTTTATTTGTGTGGTTAAGCAAATGCGGTAACAGGTTTTCAACCAGTTCACGTGCATTACCTTCAACGCGTTTGTGCAGCCACTGCCACCATTTTGCGTCGTCTTGGGCGAGTTTTACGGTGCCCTCGGTTAACTCTAAAAACAGGGTGCGAATGTCTTCAACGGTTATTTGGCCAATGGGTTTAGGCCAAAAGCACACGCGGCTTGCTATTAGTTCGTAGCGCTCTTGCGTTTGCAGTTTGTCGACCAGCTGAATGTTGCCAACGAGAGTTACGCCTACAATGGCTTGGTCGCTAATGGTGCGCAGTGGGTCGAGTGAGTTAGGCTTGCACTTATCGGCTTCGTCTAAAATGATTAAACGGTCGGTATCGCGCAGTGCCATAATAATTTTTTGCATGTTTTTATACGCACTTGGGCAGCGCGATAAGCCTAGGGCTGCAGTTAACTGCTCAAGCACTTGGGTACTACTGGTTTGCTCGCTGCCGGCGATTAAAATGGCTTCTTTATTTTGGCGGCAATATTCATTAATACCTTTGGTTTTACCTAGGCCCGCTTGGCCTGCAAACACACTAAAGCGCTTACGTGCGCGCGCTTGGTCGCACGCCATAGCAATAAGCTTAGAGGTACTAGTAGGAATAAAGCGTACATCGCCGTACACAATACTAATTTGCTTGCGCTCGGCGGGGTTGTTATTAGCCTTGCCTTGGTCAACGTCTGCAGGGCAAATTAACGCCCAAATGTCGTGTAAGTGTTTAGTGGGTTTGGCGTTGTATTTACCGTTAATTAATTGGCTAATAGACGACGTGCTTTTACCCATGCTTACGGCAATACTGGCGCTGGTAATATTTTGGTCGCGTATTTCGGGCGATTGCAAGCGCAAACAAATACGTGATGCTAATTCGCGATCGGCTTTAGCATACGACTTATTAAAGCCGTTACGTTTTTCAATGTCGGTAATAGCCGCTTCACCAAAGAGCTTATGCCACATAGCTACAACTATTTTTTCAGGATTTATAGTGCATTTATTTGCCAGCACCTCTTTAACCGATTGCAGCGCAAAGCCACAATTTAGCTCCTCAATAGTCATGCCTGTGGTGCTCAGCTCTTGGTTAATAAGCTCAACACGTAGCGTTTGCTCGGGTGTGTATGGGAATGGTTGGTTATAGCTCATAGCTGTGTTCCTTACGTAAAAGTGGTTGGTCTAATAATTCGTTTAGGTCAATTTCGTGCTGTGGCACTGCAGGTGCTACGTCAAAATCAAAAATATTTACTGGGGTTAACTGCTCAGTAATGGCATTAACAGGCGCGGCCAGCTCAGTTACTGCATCAATATCAATAATGCGTGTACTGGCTTCTTGGGCGCGCACTTCTTGTAAATGTACTTGTAAGCGTTTTTCGCGGCCTGTAAGGCGTTTTTGCTGGGCTTGCTCAACACGCGAAGACGGTATTGCATGGGTTTTGCTTTTTAAGTTAGCAACCATTAAAAACTCACCGTTTAACTTATAAAGCTTGGTGTAGCTGTCGTCGTGCATGTCGTAGGCTGCAATTAGTTCTTGGCCATTAAACTGGTGCAAAAAGTCGGCACTGTAATCACGTTGATGCAAGCGAAAGCGGCCACGGCGAATGTTTACCGTTTCGCGCGGCAGCATTACAAAGTCGCCCTCTACCGGTGGTACGCGGTCAACGTTTTCATCCCATACTTGTTGGCGAGTTTTACCTTTAACTTCTGGGTGCTCACTGTTGTGGTAGTCGTTTAAAAAGGCTTTAAACTCAGCTATCCACTCGTCAACGCTTGGCAGTTTACGTTTGCCTTGCTTGGCTTCTTTTAGTACCAGCTGCTTATGGCGATCGTTATGATGGCGACCACAATAAGTGCTGAACTTTTTGCCTACACGGTCTTCCATGTGCAAAAAGAACCGCTCTATCCACTTGGCTCTGGCATTGCCAGGTATGGCAAAAATAACGTCTATTTCAAACTGGGCATAAAAGCCGGTGGTGTCGTCGTTCATTAGTTTGTTTTTGTAGCCAGAGCCGTTATCTAAATAAAACATGGCAGGCACGTTGTTATGTACTTTAATAGCGCGGCTAATAGCGGCTAAAGTATCAATCGTGCTTTCGGCGTAGCCAAGTTCCCAGCCCACAATGCAGCGGCTTGCTACGTCTTGAAACGCGGTAAGTTCTGCACGGTATGGCTTGCCTGTTTTAGGGTGCGCTAAATACACGTCAATGGTGTGGCCATCGCCGTTATACATAACGCCAGGCTTAATGTTGTCGGTTGAGCGCAGTAAGTGATCTTTGTGCTTTTCGCGATACAGTTTTGCACCCATACGGTATGGGCTTTGTGGGCCTAACTCATGGGGCAATGCATTTATAAAGCGGCGTACTTGGTGGTGCTGTGCCTTGTAACCCTCTTTATTTAATTGGTCGCTCACTTGCGCAAAGCTTGGGCTATTTGGGCTGTGGTACAGCTCAAGGCTACGTGCAAGCCAGCTGTACTGGGTTTGTGCTTTGCCTTTATGGTT encodes:
- a CDS encoding AAA family ATPase — translated: MSYNQPFPYTPEQTLRVELINQELSTTGMTIEELNCGFALQSVKEVLANKCTINPEKIVVAMWHKLFGEAAITDIEKRNGFNKSYAKADRELASRICLRLQSPEIRDQNITSASIAVSMGKSTSSISQLINGKYNAKPTKHLHDIWALICPADVDQGKANNNPAERKQISIVYGDVRFIPTSTSKLIAMACDQARARKRFSVFAGQAGLGKTKGINEYCRQNKEAILIAGSEQTSSTQVLEQLTAALGLSRCPSAYKNMQKIIMALRDTDRLIILDEADKCKPNSLDPLRTISDQAIVGVTLVGNIQLVDKLQTQERYELIASRVCFWPKPIGQITVEDIRTLFLELTEGTVKLAQDDAKWWQWLHKRVEGNARELVENLLPHLLNHTNKNPDTAIDKLLINGIFSSVLNKPAV
- a CDS encoding Mu transposase C-terminal domain-containing protein; this encodes MHPAVQRFNRLPSTGSELSWQNASETARKKAQSRAVLVRHLLTQEGGLPKAFELLVTNYRANLAPSTLMVAIEVLGKLPGRATIYNWCNAYKDNGINGLLPNHKGKAQTQYSWLARSLELYHSPNSPSFAQVSDQLNKEGYKAQHHQVRRFINALPHELGPQSPYRMGAKLYREKHKDHLLRSTDNIKPGVMYNGDGHTIDVYLAHPKTGKPYRAELTAFQDVASRCIVGWELGYAESTIDTLAAISRAIKVHNNVPAMFYLDNGSGYKNKLMNDDTTGFYAQFEIDVIFAIPGNARAKWIERFFLHMEDRVGKKFSTYCGRHHNDRHKQLVLKEAKQGKRKLPSVDEWIAEFKAFLNDYHNSEHPEVKGKTRQQVWDENVDRVPPVEGDFVMLPRETVNIRRGRFRLHQRDYSADFLHQFNGQELIAAYDMHDDSYTKLYKLNGEFLMVANLKSKTHAIPSSRVEQAQQKRLTGREKRLQVHLQEVRAQEASTRIIDIDAVTELAAPVNAITEQLTPVNIFDFDVAPAVPQHEIDLNELLDQPLLRKEHSYEL